A genomic segment from uncultured Desulfuromonas sp. encodes:
- a CDS encoding MbcA/ParS/Xre antitoxin family protein — MTSSIDSIQGIDLTSTDSRVRLTQLIIRLFELWELSDEDQAALLGLSAKSRTTLNRYRRGSPMANSMDLIDRAGYLLSIHRSLRILYPRNRNLAYAWISKPNKRFNNKSPLSVIKEKHFGGLLAISRYLDWELNH; from the coding sequence ATGACTTCATCAATTGACAGCATCCAAGGGATCGATCTGACAAGCACTGACTCACGAGTCCGACTTACGCAATTGATTATACGATTGTTTGAGCTCTGGGAATTAAGTGATGAGGATCAAGCCGCCTTACTTGGCTTGTCAGCCAAAAGTCGAACAACCTTAAACAGATACCGTCGTGGGAGCCCCATGGCGAACAGCATGGACCTCATAGACCGAGCTGGCTATCTACTGAGTATTCATAGATCCCTGCGGATACTCTACCCTCGCAATAGGAACTTGGCCTACGCGTGGATATCCAAGCCAAACAAACGCTTTAACAACAAGAGCCCCCTTTCGGTCATCAAAGAAAAACACTTCGGCGGTCTATTAGCAATCAGCCGTTACCTTGATTGGGAGTTAAACCACTAG
- a CDS encoding cation diffusion facilitator family transporter, translating into MAGSSKKSIIAALIGNLLVAITKFLAAGLTGSSAMLSEGVHSLVDTGNQILLLYGLKKAEKPADENFPFGYGKEVYFWSFVVAILVFALGAGVSIYEGILHIQDPKTIENPWLNYLVLSVAFILEGGAWWFAYKEFASVKGSKGYFEAVRSGKNPAFFVVLFEDTAALLGILIAFVGIFLTRQTGNPFFDGMASIIIGFILAVTALWLALETKGLLIGESAGKEIVAGIRKKVAEVEDILNVHEILTMHIGPDFILVNLSVEFKDNTTIVDVEKAIEKIDRAIKESYPQVKKVFIEAEPLINTRQSH; encoded by the coding sequence ATGGCTGGTTCATCAAAAAAATCAATAATTGCAGCATTGATTGGCAACCTGCTTGTTGCAATAACAAAGTTTCTAGCAGCAGGTCTAACTGGGAGCTCAGCCATGCTCTCAGAGGGGGTCCACTCTCTGGTTGACACTGGGAATCAAATACTATTGCTCTATGGGTTAAAAAAAGCAGAAAAACCAGCGGATGAAAACTTTCCTTTTGGCTACGGCAAAGAGGTGTATTTTTGGAGTTTTGTTGTTGCCATTCTGGTTTTCGCACTCGGGGCAGGCGTTTCAATTTATGAAGGGATCCTTCATATTCAAGATCCAAAGACCATTGAAAACCCCTGGTTGAACTATCTTGTGCTGAGTGTCGCTTTTATTCTTGAAGGTGGTGCATGGTGGTTTGCTTACAAGGAGTTTGCTTCCGTAAAGGGATCTAAAGGCTATTTCGAAGCCGTTCGATCAGGGAAGAATCCAGCTTTTTTTGTCGTTTTATTTGAAGATACAGCAGCTCTTTTAGGAATTCTTATTGCATTTGTTGGCATTTTTCTAACTCGCCAAACCGGCAACCCATTTTTTGATGGCATGGCCTCCATCATTATAGGATTTATTTTAGCGGTAACGGCACTATGGCTAGCATTAGAGACAAAAGGTTTACTTATAGGTGAAAGTGCAGGGAAAGAAATTGTTGCCGGAATTCGTAAAAAGGTGGCTGAGGTTGAAGATATTTTAAATGTCCATGAAATCCTGACTATGCACATAGGCCCGGATTTTATCCTCGTCAATCTCAGTGTAGAATTTAAAGACAATACCACGATAGTGGACGTCGAAAAGGCGATTGAAAAAATTGATCGGGCGATCAAAGAGAGCTATCCACAGGTAAAAAAAGTGTTTATTGAAGCTGAGCCGTTAATAAATACTCGGCAATCTCACTAA
- a CDS encoding multiheme c-type cytochrome codes for MTHTRHAFSLKEAKNPKACQQCHMGYDHPQWEMWSSSKHGARYFAKKDGDLPEGAAAPTCQDCHLPDGTHENHTAWGFLGVRLPLPEDTQAAADRVTILKALGVLHPETGEPTAVFDAVKAVDMARLDQASWENERNKMLDTCAKCHSRTYAKEQLDMGDAILTKADRLMADAIETVAALYKDGIIKKPEGYPYNYPFILALMHTNGANWNENLDELSYIDQVLLQMYFKHRMRAYQAFFHVNPDYAYWYGWNMMTQDLGEIKHLAQQLRATHKK; via the coding sequence GTGACCCATACTCGGCATGCCTTTTCTCTGAAAGAAGCCAAAAACCCTAAAGCCTGCCAGCAGTGTCATATGGGATATGACCATCCGCAATGGGAAATGTGGTCCAGCTCAAAGCACGGTGCACGCTACTTTGCCAAAAAAGACGGGGATCTTCCTGAAGGGGCGGCAGCACCGACATGTCAAGACTGCCATTTGCCCGACGGCACTCACGAAAATCATACCGCCTGGGGCTTCCTCGGAGTACGCTTGCCTTTACCTGAAGATACTCAGGCCGCTGCTGATCGCGTAACGATCCTCAAAGCCCTAGGTGTTTTGCATCCAGAAACGGGTGAACCAACAGCCGTTTTTGATGCCGTCAAGGCTGTAGACATGGCCCGTCTGGATCAGGCTTCATGGGAAAACGAACGCAACAAGATGCTTGACACCTGTGCAAAATGCCACTCTCGTACTTACGCCAAAGAGCAGCTTGATATGGGTGATGCTATTCTGACGAAAGCAGATCGTCTCATGGCTGATGCAATTGAAACGGTTGCAGCTCTCTACAAAGACGGCATTATTAAAAAGCCGGAAGGCTACCCTTACAACTATCCATTTATACTCGCATTGATGCATACAAATGGTGCGAACTGGAATGAAAATCTTGATGAGCTTTCTTACATTGATCAGGTTCTTCTTCAGATGTACTTCAAACATCGCATGCGTGCCTATCAGGCATTTTTCCATGTCAATCCGGATTATGCCTATTGGTACGGTTGGAATATGATGACTCAGGATTTAGGAGAAATTAAACATTTAGCTCAACAACTTCGGGCAACTCACAAGAAATAA
- a CDS encoding histone deacetylase family protein, with product MFRIRKIHDPFTSGNQAAISKVLEILAAQFPKARPIDFEKLPEQLADPLKYQYRSLLLVAEDGVGNIKGFAMLLHFPDVRAVYLELISATPKGTGGGVGGALYERVREEALSLKPIGLFFECSTDDAEIVKDPVLLKQNQDRLKFYERYNARPIINNNYASPVHPGDNDLYYLVYDNLGQNQSITRKDLRRVVKTILKRKYSDILSSEQIKKVASSFRDDFIELRTPVYFKKKNQPNSEITQRPIILIVNEGHDIHHVKDRGYVESPVRIASILHEIDKCGLFNRVSPRRMAERHIKAVHDRHFVDYLRKACACLPTTQSIYPIIFPLRNLHKPPKDIELQVGYYCMDTFTPFNRNAYKAARGAVDCALTGAQELLAGNPLAYALVRPPGHHAERRAFGGFCYFNSSAIAAHFLSNFGKVALLDLDYHHGNGSQDIFYSRADVLTLSIHGDPRDVYPHFAGFRDESGEGEGVGFNYNFPLPLKITVEHYQRTLNEAKNRISSFKPSFLVVALGLDTAKDDPTGSWPLTAQDFHINGNLIGELKLPTLVVQEGGYRTRTLGKNARHFFEGLWFGYSR from the coding sequence ATGTTCCGCATCCGCAAAATCCATGATCCTTTCACCTCAGGAAACCAGGCTGCAATCTCAAAGGTTCTAGAAATCTTAGCAGCTCAATTTCCCAAAGCCCGTCCTATTGATTTTGAAAAACTTCCTGAGCAGCTAGCAGACCCACTCAAATACCAATACCGATCTCTTTTACTTGTTGCTGAGGACGGAGTTGGCAATATAAAAGGCTTTGCGATGTTGCTACACTTCCCCGATGTACGGGCTGTTTATTTGGAATTAATTTCTGCTACACCCAAAGGTACTGGCGGAGGTGTTGGAGGGGCTCTCTACGAACGAGTTCGCGAAGAAGCCCTGTCTTTAAAGCCTATTGGTCTTTTTTTTGAGTGTAGTACAGATGATGCAGAGATAGTAAAAGACCCTGTGTTGCTAAAACAAAACCAAGACAGATTAAAATTCTACGAACGCTATAACGCCCGTCCCATCATCAATAATAACTATGCATCTCCTGTGCATCCAGGAGACAATGACCTTTACTATCTTGTTTATGACAATCTTGGTCAAAACCAGTCAATAACACGAAAGGATCTACGACGAGTAGTTAAAACCATTCTCAAAAGAAAATATAGTGACATACTTAGTTCCGAACAAATAAAAAAAGTCGCCAGTTCGTTTCGCGATGATTTTATTGAATTAAGAACTCCAGTCTATTTCAAGAAAAAAAATCAACCAAACTCTGAAATCACTCAACGGCCAATTATACTAATCGTCAATGAAGGGCACGATATCCATCATGTAAAAGACCGTGGCTATGTTGAATCGCCAGTTCGGATTGCCTCGATTCTTCATGAAATAGACAAATGTGGACTGTTCAATCGGGTATCACCTCGTCGAATGGCAGAGCGTCATATCAAAGCAGTCCATGATAGGCATTTCGTTGACTACCTCCGAAAAGCTTGTGCTTGTTTACCCACAACACAATCTATTTACCCAATCATTTTTCCTCTTCGGAATCTACACAAACCACCAAAAGATATTGAACTGCAAGTGGGTTACTATTGTATGGACACATTTACTCCTTTCAATAGAAACGCTTACAAAGCCGCTCGGGGGGCCGTTGATTGTGCACTAACTGGGGCACAGGAATTGCTTGCTGGAAATCCACTCGCATACGCCCTAGTCCGCCCACCTGGGCACCACGCGGAACGTAGAGCATTCGGCGGTTTTTGCTATTTTAATTCTTCAGCAATTGCAGCTCATTTTCTAAGCAATTTTGGAAAAGTGGCGTTACTTGACCTAGATTATCATCACGGCAACGGCAGCCAAGACATTTTTTACAGCCGTGCAGATGTTCTAACCCTGTCTATACATGGTGACCCACGAGATGTTTATCCACATTTTGCTGGTTTTAGAGATGAATCAGGTGAAGGTGAAGGGGTAGGGTTTAATTACAACTTTCCCTTACCTCTAAAAATTACTGTCGAACACTATCAGCGGACATTGAACGAGGCAAAAAATCGCATCAGCTCATTTAAACCATCATTCTTAGTTGTGGCGTTAGGGCTAGACACAGCGAAAGATGATCCAACAGGATCCTGGCCGCTTACTGCTCAAGATTTCCATATTAATGGCAACCTCATTGGAGAACTAAAGTTACCGACGTTAGTCGTCCAAGAGGGGGGCTATCGCACCCGAACGCTTGGCAAAAATGCACGACACTTTTTTGAGGGCCTGTGGTTTGGTTATAGCCGATAA
- a CDS encoding zinc transporter ZntB — translation MNDAGFLFASILDEAGGCRAIGWDEINNWCNKQGLLWMHLDYRSEKAQDWLTSHSGLEETILEAFIEEETRPRSVLTEKGMLVILRGVNLNPGSDPEDMVSIRGWFEKNRIITVRHRHLMAIEDIKTALEKNMGPKNTGDFLASLCDRISLRMIHVVDDIDNMADEMEVSILQSQNEKLRHELNLLRMQIIRLRRYLSPQRDVLLRLQHEKSDWLQEDHRQQLREVADRTTRYVEALESARERTSILHDNLESSLSERTNKTMYILSVIAAIFLPLGFLTGLLGINIPGIPGAENPAAFFEFCLLLLSVVVFQIILFRWMRWL, via the coding sequence ATGAATGATGCAGGCTTTTTATTTGCTTCAATTTTAGATGAGGCAGGGGGATGTCGGGCTATTGGCTGGGATGAAATTAACAACTGGTGTAACAAGCAAGGACTTCTTTGGATGCACCTCGATTATAGATCTGAAAAAGCGCAAGACTGGCTAACTAGCCATTCAGGGCTTGAAGAAACAATTTTGGAGGCGTTTATAGAAGAAGAGACGCGGCCGCGATCGGTTCTGACTGAAAAAGGGATGCTCGTGATTCTCCGCGGCGTGAATCTAAATCCAGGATCAGACCCGGAAGATATGGTCTCTATTCGAGGATGGTTTGAAAAGAACAGAATCATCACTGTCCGCCATAGGCATTTGATGGCAATCGAGGACATAAAAACAGCTCTTGAAAAAAATATGGGGCCCAAAAACACAGGGGATTTTTTAGCATCTCTTTGTGACCGAATTTCGTTGCGCATGATTCATGTTGTCGATGACATTGATAATATGGCTGATGAAATGGAGGTTTCTATTTTACAGTCCCAAAATGAAAAACTGCGACATGAGCTTAACTTGCTACGGATGCAAATTATCCGACTGAGACGTTATCTGTCACCTCAGCGTGATGTATTACTGCGACTGCAGCATGAAAAGTCAGATTGGCTACAGGAGGACCACCGCCAACAATTAAGGGAAGTTGCAGATCGCACAACCCGATATGTTGAAGCCTTGGAATCCGCACGAGAGCGCACAAGCATACTTCATGACAATCTGGAAAGCAGTTTGAGCGAACGCACAAATAAAACCATGTATATTCTGTCAGTGATTGCAGCAATTTTTCTTCCGTTAGGCTTCTTGACCGGGCTGCTTGGAATTAATATTCCAGGAATCCCAGGTGCAGAAAATCCTGCTGCTTTTTTCGAGTTTTGCTTATTGCTTCTTAGCGTTGTCGTTTTTCAGATCATCCTGTTTCGTTGGATGAGATGGCTATAG
- a CDS encoding mechanosensitive ion channel family protein, translating to MDFLSSFKDLKGLVEQQTLYNAVQAITLLLVGYAIAKIASKSIGKLVKKHATTHQHILIQKIIFYFLFCFFLIAALKEIGFELSVLLGAAGILSVAVGFASQTSASNLISGLFLLGERPFEVGDIIKVGSTTGEVLSIDLLAAKLRTFDNLYVRIPNETILKSEVTTLTRFPIRRLDLQIGVAYKENIENVREVLFAVADKNPLSLEEPKPLFIFQGFGDSALNLQFSVWANRENFLELKNSIQYEIKLAFDEHRIEIPFPHITLYTGSETAPFPVKIVAGEADQNNNSAQ from the coding sequence ATGGATTTTCTTAGTTCCTTTAAAGACTTAAAAGGACTCGTGGAACAGCAAACACTCTACAATGCCGTTCAAGCCATAACACTTCTTCTTGTAGGCTATGCAATTGCCAAGATTGCGTCAAAATCTATTGGTAAGCTGGTAAAGAAACATGCAACAACCCACCAACACATCCTTATTCAAAAAATAATTTTTTATTTCTTATTTTGTTTTTTTCTTATTGCAGCCTTAAAAGAAATAGGGTTTGAACTTTCAGTGCTTCTGGGTGCTGCGGGGATTCTTTCTGTCGCGGTAGGCTTTGCTTCTCAGACTTCAGCATCCAACTTGATTAGTGGTCTATTTCTCCTGGGTGAGCGACCGTTTGAAGTTGGAGATATCATTAAAGTGGGCAGCACAACAGGGGAAGTTTTATCCATTGACCTTCTGGCCGCTAAATTGCGCACTTTTGATAACCTTTATGTCCGCATCCCTAACGAAACCATTCTCAAATCCGAAGTTACGACGTTGACCCGCTTTCCAATTCGCCGTCTGGATTTGCAAATTGGTGTTGCCTATAAAGAAAACATTGAAAATGTACGTGAAGTGCTATTTGCGGTGGCAGATAAAAACCCGCTCAGCCTGGAAGAGCCAAAACCGCTATTTATTTTTCAAGGTTTTGGCGATTCCGCACTGAATCTCCAATTCTCCGTTTGGGCAAACAGGGAAAATTTTCTTGAATTAAAAAATAGCATCCAATATGAAATTAAATTGGCCTTCGATGAGCATCGAATTGAAATCCCATTCCCACATATAACATTATATACAGGAAGCGAAACAGCGCCTTTCCCTGTCAAAATAGTTGCTGGGGAAGCGGACCAAAATAATAATTCTGCCCAGTGA
- a CDS encoding cation:proton antiporter has product MHLDPGFINLVLSISLILVLGLILKRFKQPHVIGYLTTGVLLSPQVFGLVSDEETFNRLGALGVVLLLFFIGMEISPKRLIANWKVAFVGTLFQIILSVAATAFIGKFLDWPFERSILIGFVISLSSTAVVLKMLQDWNEMDSDTGQDVLGVLLVQDMAVIPMLIILGLFSGEKPELITILKQLVGGGLLIGLMVIVLVKEKVSLPLAKWLNNDHEMQVFGALFFCFFLALLSGLFELSTALGAFIGGIIVKAGKETQWVHHHLEPFRVIFIALFFVSIGLLLDLNFLFENIKMVLLVVLLTFLLNTVVNSWIMRMLGGSWAESLYAGVLLSQIGEFSFILAAVGKHAGIITSYGYQLSISVITLSLMFSPIWILTFKKFFMPSAQR; this is encoded by the coding sequence ATGCATTTAGACCCTGGTTTTATCAATCTTGTTCTTTCTATATCTTTGATTCTTGTTCTCGGCTTAATTCTCAAACGGTTCAAACAACCACACGTTATTGGTTATTTGACCACAGGAGTTCTCTTAAGCCCACAAGTCTTCGGGTTGGTAAGTGATGAAGAAACATTTAACAGGCTTGGTGCCCTCGGTGTGGTTCTTTTACTTTTTTTTATTGGCATGGAAATTTCTCCGAAGCGGCTCATCGCCAACTGGAAAGTGGCATTTGTTGGTACCTTGTTTCAAATCATACTCAGTGTTGCAGCAACAGCGTTTATTGGAAAATTCCTTGACTGGCCTTTTGAACGGAGCATTTTAATCGGATTTGTTATCAGTCTCAGTAGTACAGCGGTTGTTTTAAAAATGCTTCAAGATTGGAATGAGATGGATAGCGATACCGGACAAGATGTCCTAGGGGTATTGCTTGTTCAGGATATGGCCGTGATTCCAATGTTAATTATTTTAGGTCTGTTTTCTGGTGAAAAACCGGAACTCATTACCATCCTTAAGCAGTTAGTTGGTGGAGGACTTCTTATTGGGCTGATGGTAATTGTTTTAGTGAAAGAAAAAGTCAGTCTGCCTTTGGCAAAATGGTTAAATAATGACCACGAGATGCAAGTTTTTGGTGCCCTGTTCTTTTGTTTTTTCTTAGCACTACTTAGTGGCCTGTTTGAACTTTCCACTGCCCTTGGAGCTTTTATTGGCGGAATCATCGTTAAAGCTGGTAAGGAAACACAATGGGTACACCATCATCTTGAGCCGTTCAGGGTGATTTTTATTGCTTTGTTCTTTGTGTCGATAGGGCTATTGCTTGATCTGAATTTTTTATTTGAAAATATAAAAATGGTTCTTTTGGTTGTTTTGCTGACTTTTTTACTCAATACAGTTGTCAATTCTTGGATAATGAGAATGCTTGGGGGGAGTTGGGCTGAAAGCCTTTACGCCGGGGTGCTTCTTTCACAAATTGGCGAGTTTAGTTTTATTCTAGCCGCAGTAGGGAAGCACGCAGGAATTATAACCAGTTATGGATATCAATTATCGATATCGGTCATTACGTTATCACTTATGTTCAGCCCCATCTGGATACTGACCTTTAAAAAGTTTTTTATGCCGAGCGCACAACGATAA